A genomic region of Lytechinus pictus isolate F3 Inbred chromosome 2, Lp3.0, whole genome shotgun sequence contains the following coding sequences:
- the LOC129282465 gene encoding uncharacterized protein LOC129282465 has protein sequence MPTATTAGQLPMPPLQTYVAISILFLAWSLLQAREGLSLLETMQAGKEKGPAEVSSIQESLVTPAIGEPVSREPVKGESSNNLLDELLGLKHRDVHVDSRGQGISLESSQEQPPKGSPASSPATSSTPYDGYLSGSESSPGPDPVSPLDGGEGIQKIQDQEILRPSPEEIQEEIFRNLSFDFRIHPDDSDVIKVMKLMLQDSLSVVVVINMAFCCLILLGKAIQYIVFGNLRVIERQVSGFTLNYSNLVAHILKSGLKLWLKYG, from the exons ATGCCTACTGCTACTACAGCTGGTCAGCTTCCCATGCCCCCTCTCCAAACATATGTGGCAATCAGCATTCTGTTCTTAGCTTGGTCACTTCTGCAAGCCAGAGAAGGTCTCTCTTTACTAGAAACCATGCAGGCTGGCAAGGAGAAAGGTCCAGCCGAAGTCAGTTCTATCCAGGAGTCACTGGTCACTCCTGCCATCGGTGAGCCTGTCAGTCGTGAACCAGTCAAGGGAGAAAGTTCTAACAATCTACTGGATGAGCTTCTTG GTTTGAAACatagagatgtacatgtagattcaaGGGGACAAGGGATTTCACTAGAATCTTCTCAAGAGCAGCCTCCCAAAGGCTCACCTGCATCATCCCCAGCAACAAGCTCTACTCCTTATGATGGGTACCTGTCAGGATCAGAATCCAGTCCTGGTCCGGATCCTGTTTCTCCTCTGGATGGTGGTGAAGGAATACAAAAGATCCAGGACCAGGAAATTCTTAGACCTAGTCCAGAGGAAATCCAAGAAGAAATCTTCCGTAACTTGTCATTTGATTTTCGTATCCATCCTGACGACAGTGATGTCATTAAGGTGATGAAGCTCATGCTTCAGGATTCTCTCTCTGTCGTG GTTGTAATCAACATGGCATTTTGTTGCCTTATACTCCTTGGAAAGGCTATCCAGTATATTGTGTTTGGCAACCTTAGAGTCATAGAAAGACAGGTAAGCGGTTTTACTCTTAATTATTCTAACTTagtggcccatattctgaagtcaggtttaaagttgtggcttaagtatggatag
- the LOC135157617 gene encoding uncharacterized protein LOC135157617, which produces MADVNKLKLSRRNIKGQLTRTLSTIDSLTTDAVGDLDMLKKYITKAEQQFEKVEEKHSALMDIIEDQREYEVEEKWMGECENEYVQVLIRGRRVVDRQSQSPLDNQQFLPSSPTIPHPRSSPASYAPSPMPHTATSAAPRMARMRFPTFNGNLRDYKRFKELFTHCATELTEMECFHQLTESMINVKERDKIKGCISVERAWQVLDECYGDQDKVVDSLLKDLENLRTYEIKGKTNLPAMGHFVQTLQNFETQAETIGLSGELNSKIMLSQIKQKLPEEHRIAYYKGVRDDRIDDSLTGLVKWLYSQLLLLEKAKPNSGDNSPSPPQRQHKVYKSTSAASYTSDNQSQPSKARHSGVAKCAIHPNADSHYLKTCNKFKSLPQNEKYKVMRKNGICYRCGHNNCVAGKPPHDQNSCQFVAPCRVQTCGSDSHFAAVCPVIYGESGQGPANQTRNTMESPRSTSINVTTAHTNETGKLQSTLPTVVGYLRCGDVRHLVRILLDGGSQATLLREGILPRTERGLFQDHDLSLVGGSKITRKLRLLDCYIEDIAGNWSCPLTMTEINQPCGDTPIVLPEQLRQYEHLSAIDIHAAPSETIDVLLGVDNTHLMIWEEYILGEKFDDPVAVRCPFGWFVQGGRSTNSTSLLNYINVSAIGPLEEFIGLETVGLEPKKCKCSSDVLDKEATEAMQRSVTQLSDGSYEVRLPWRKSPDDLPDNYNYAVKRLRSLENQFKNRHEDWDIYCRQMRDQLKRGVSRHVSEEELQRDRSTGKKMWFLPHFAVTKDSKTTPVRVVYDAKARFQGHSLNDYLMKGENINSDLFEVALRFRENEVGIIADVSKMYQAIKIKSDDARFHRFVFRENSSHPIQVYELTTVTFGDKPSPTAAIVTLRHVVDEHAPEDDKLKEVVARQFYVDDLNESVTNVPEALELKSKLSKTLQKGNFTIRKWQSNATEACDETEDSTDATALGTKWNLSKDTLRVKEVKSTLLVPTKRNILAQTASYYDVFGMLSGLLVRPKILLQKLWQLNLDWDTPLNDKGELCAILRDINRDLEEVASIEIPRCLIPEPFKGIRPLPEVSLHGASDASEDAMGIGVWLRWSHPEDTEAHLSFVCAKAKLTPLKQSSIPRKELQAILLLSRLMLTVKKALRLNIAYSKIWTDSMTAISWVRGQSKSFRSYVAYRVGEITTEFDPIKDIAYVPSDQNVIDLVSRGGTANEMRRVIEGPVYLKQSPTFWPKTPENVPVSLGDEEQKKFHVRNAKTLALRINVVSKPSPIVDSTKFSSWCRLKMVTARVLSVKKLPKNQWLKQLAKQISMYPSPKLVKEAELYWIRQAQRDVDFQDPNIMKLDPFFDEEDQVFRVGGRIDRAPLSYDVRHPYLLPKKSHISLLIVRDRHAHALHGGHLRTATEVRKRYWIVGDVNISKRVVYDCVVCRRHRGKPIQQKMADLPEFRVTPCSPPFKTTLVDYLGPVNVKLNRNTTTKGYCAVFTCAVTRAVHLTCVQDLSTQAFLQALERFISIRGAPSLLVSDNGTAFRGADNTINELNLKLNQTVLKDHCQRYNVQWKFGPPGGPHHQGAVERLVQEVKKGMRHLVKADRLTFVEWETVFCQISSLINGRPLTAKSSSPLDHPPLTPNHFLIGRGDLPCPEVPCEEYKGNHRKRREICNFMVDGFWRRWMECIHKLSPRQKWQKSAENLGERDIVLVIGENLKRGSWKMAEVTCVYPGKDDLVRVVDVRFADGTKLKRPVTKLVLLMKESERS; this is translated from the coding sequence ATGGCTGACGTCAACAAGTTGAAGCTATCAAGACGAAACATCAAGGGTCAGTTGACGCGAACATTATCGACAATTGACAGCCTTACAACAGATGCCGTTGGTGATCTAGACATGTTAAAGAAATACATCACTAAAGCTGAGCAACAATTTGAGAAAGTGGAAGAGAAACATTCGGCGCTGATGGATATCATCGAAGATCAGAGAGAGTATGAGGTGGAGGAGAAATGGATGGGAGAATGTGAAAATGAGTACGTCCAGGTGTTAATACGGGGAAGGAGGGTCGTCGACCGTCAGTCTCAATCTCCCCTGGACAATCAACAGTTTCTCCCCTCTTCACCTACAATTCCACATCCAAGATCCAGTCCAGCTTCATATGCGCCATCTCCTATGCCCCACACCGCTACGTCGGCTGCTCCAAGAATGGCAAGAATGAGATTCCCAACTTTCAATGGGAACCTTCGAGACTACAAGCGTTTCAAAGAATTGTTCACCCACTGTGCAACAGAGTTAACAGAGATGGAATGCTTCCATCAACTGACCGAATCAATGATTAATGTCAAAGAACGCGACAAAATCAAAGGGTGCATTAGTGTTGAACGAGCCTGGCAAGTACTTGATGAGTGTTACGGCGATCAGGACAAAGTAGTAGACAGCCTACTAAAAGATCTAGAGAACCTGAGGACATACGAGATCAAAGGCAAAACAAACCTCCCCGCCATGGGTCATTTTGTCCAGACTCTTCAAAACTTCGAAACCCAAGCTGAGACCATTGGCCTATCTGGAGAGCTTAACAGTAAGATCATGTTGAGTCAGATTAAGCAGAAGCTCCCAGAGGAACACCGCATCGCATATTATAAAGGTGTTAGAGATGACAGGATTGATGATTCCCTCACCGGTCTGGTCAAGTGGTTATACAGCCAACTTTTGCTGCTCGAGAAGGCGAAGCCTAACAGTGGGGACAATTCGCCTAGCCCTCCACAAAGACAACATAAGGTGTATAAGTCTACAAGCGCTGCTTCATATACTTCTGATAACCAGAGCCAACCAAGCAAGGCCAGACACTCCGGGGTCGCCAAGTGTGCCATCCACCCCAATGCAGACTCGCACTACTTGAAGACTTGCAACAAGTTCAAGAGCCTGCCACAGAATGAGAAATATAAAGTAATGAGAAAGAATGGTATCTGTTACCGATGTGGGCATAACAACTGTGTTGCTGGCAAGCCTCCACATGACCAAAACTCTTGTCAGTTTGTTGCTCCATGCAGAGTCCAAACGTGTGGCAGTGACTCACACTTCGCAGCTGTCTGCCCTGTCATATACGGAGAGAGTGGTCAAGGTCCTGCAAACCAAACACGCAACACTATGGAATCTCCACGTTCAACCTCAATCAACGTGACAACAGCCCACACCAACGAGACAGGGAAGCTTCAAAGCACTTTACCTACTGTTGTTGGTTATCTACGATGTGGCGATGTCCGGCACCTGGTGCGCATCCTGTTGGATGGTGGTAGCCAAGCTACACTGTTAAGGGAAGGGATTCTTCCAAGGACAGAGAGAGGCCTTTTCCAGGACCATGATCTGAGTCTTGTTGGTGGCAGCAAGATAACAAGGAAATTGAGACTGTTGGACTGCTACATTGAAGATATTGCAGGGAATTGGTCATGTCCTTTAACCATGACAGAGATAAATCAACCCTGCGGTGATACTCCTATTGTACTACCAGAACAGCTTCGGCAGTATGAGCATCTGAGCGCCATTGATATCCATGCTGCCCCATCCGAAACCATCGACGTACTCCTTGGTGTGGACAACACACACTTGATGATCTGGGAAGAATACATCCTTGGCGAAAAGTTTGATGATCCTGTCGCTGTAAGATGCCCCTTTGGCTGGTTTGTTCAAGGAGGACGGTCTACAAATTCAACTTCACTGCTGAACTACATCAATGTGTCAGCCATTGGACCATTGGAAGAGTTCATAGGTCTGGAGACTGTGGGTCTGGAGCCCAAGAAGTGTAAGTGCTCCTCAGATGTATTGGACAAAGAAGCAACTGAGGCAATGCAACGGAGCGTAACTCAGCTTTCTGATGGATCGTACGAAGTCAGACTGCCATGGAGGAAGTCACCCGATGACCTGCCGGACAACTACAACTATGCTGTCAAAAGGTTGAGAAGCCTTGAGAATCAGTTCAAAAACAGGCATGAAGATTGGGACATCTACTGTAGACAGATGAGAGACCAGTTAAAGAGGGGTGTTTCGCGCCATGTCTCAGAAGAGGAGCTACAGCGAGACAGAAGCACTGGAAAAAAGATGTGGTTCCTGCCACATTTCGCTGTCACCAAGGACTCGAAGACAACTCCTGTCAGAGTGGTATATGACGCGAAGGCCAGGTTCCAGGGCCACTCATTGAATGACTACCTCATGAAAGGTGAGAATATCAACTCTGATCTCTTTGAAGTTGCCCTGAGGTTCAGGGAGAACGAGGTGGGCATCATTGCAGACGTCAGCAAGATGTATCAAGccataaaaatcaaatctgatgaTGCTCGATTCCACAGGTTTGTGTTTCGAGAAAATTCTAGCCACCCAATTCAAGTCTACGAACTGACAACTGTCACCTTTGGGGACAAGCCCTCACCAACTGCCGCTATAGTCACCCTTAGACATGTGGTAGATGAACATGCACCGGAAGACGACAAACTCAAGGAAGTGGTTGCCAGGCAGTTCTACGTTGATGACCTCAATGAATCTGTCACTAATGTCCCAGAGGCTCTAGAGCTCAAATCTAAGCTTAGCAAGACTCTTCAGAAAGGCAACTTCACCATCAGAAAATGGCAATCGAATGCGACAGAAGCCTGCGACGAAACAGAAGACAGCACAGATGCCACTGCCCTTGGCACTAAATGGAACCTCTCAAAAGACACGTTGAGGGTAAAGGAGGTGAAGTCGACTCTACTTGTTCCTACCAAGCGCAATATCCTGGCCCAAACTGCTTCGTATTACGATGTGTTTGGCATGTTATCTGGGCTCCTCGTTAGACCGAAGATTCTCCTGCAAAAGCTATGGCAGCTAAACCTAGACTGGGATACCCCTCTCAACGACAAGGGTGAACTTTGTGCCATTCTACGAGACATCAATAGAGACTTGGAGGAGGTAGCTAGCATTGAGATTCCAAGGTGCTTGATCCCAGAGCCTTTCAAGGGGATAAGGCCTTTACCAGAAGTGTCCCTGCACGGAGCGAGCGATGCTTCAGAAGATGCCATGGGTATTGGTGTTTGGCTACGATGGTCTCACCCTGAGGACACTGAAGCACATCTATCATTTGTATGTGCAAAAGCCAAACTCACTCCACTGAAGCAGTCTAGCATTCCTCGAAAGGAACTTCAGGCGATCCTTCTGTTGTCGAGGCTCATGCTTACTGTGAAGAAAGCCTTGCGGCTCAACATCGCCTATTCCAAGATCTGGACAGACAGCATGACTGCCATTAGCTGGGTAAGAGGTCAATCCAAGTCCTTCCGGTCCTACGTCGCATATCGTGTTGGCGAGATCACAACAGAGTTCGACCCCATCAAGGACATTGCATATGTACCATCAGATCAGAATGTTATCGATCTGGTTTCCAGAGGAGGAACTGCCAATGAAATGAGACGAGTCATTGAGGGACCAGTGTACTTGAAGCAATCACCTACGTTTTGGCCAAAGACACCAGAAAATGTTCCTGTGAGCCTTGGAGACGAAGAACAGAAAAAATTCCATGTCCGGAATGCCAAGACACTGGCTCTCAGAATCAACGTCGTCTCTAAGCCTTCTCCGATAGTTGACTCAACCAAGTTCTCCAGCTGGTGCAGGTTAAAGATGGTGACCGCTAGAGTTCTCTCCGTGAAAAAACTGCCCAAGAACCAATGGCTGAAGCAGCTCGCAAAACAGATCTCTATGTACCCTTCTCCAAAACTTGTCAAGGAGGCTGAATTATACTGGATAAGACAAGCACAGCGAGATGTTGACTTCCAGGATCCTAACATCATGAAACTGGACCCATTCTTCGATGAAGAAGACCAAGTCTTCCGTGTTGGCGGACGAATTGACAGGGCTCCATTGTCATATGATGTGCGACATCCTTATCTTCTCCCTAAGAAGAGCCACATCAGTCTGCTGATTGTGAGAGATAGACATGCACATGCCCTTCACGGGGGTCACTTGAGAACGGCAACAGAAGTTAGGAAGCGTTACTGGATTGTCGGAGACGTGAACATATCCAAACGCGTGGTGTACGACTGTGTCGTATGCAGGAGACACAGAGGCAAGCCAATTCAACAGAAGATGGCTGACTTGCCAGAATTCCGAGTCACTCCTTGCTCACCCCCATTCAAGACTACATTGGTTGATTACCTTGGACCAGTGAATGTAAAGCTGAACCGGAATACCACGACAAAGGGCTACTGTGCTGTGTTCACGTGTGCAGTGACCAGAGCCGTGCACCTCACCTGTGTTCAAGACCTGTCTACACAAGCGTTCCTACAGGCACTAGAAAGGTTCATAAGCATCAGAGGGGCGCCATCCTTGCTGGTCAGCGATAATGGCACTGCCTTCAGAGGAGCTGATAACACCATCAATGAACTGAACTTGAAACTGAATCAGACAGTACTGAAGGACCATTGCCAACGGTACAATGTTCAGTGGAAATTCGGACCTCCAGGAGGACCTCACCACCAGGGGGCCGTTGAACGATTGGTCCAAGAAGTTAAGAAAGGTATGAGACACCTGGTGAAAGCTGATCGTTTGACTTTTGTCGAGTGGGAGACTGTTTTCTGCCAGATATCCAGCCTGATCAATGGTCGACCCCTAACTGCAAAATCATCGTCACCCCTGGATCATCCTCCACTAACGCCAAACCACTTCCTGATAGGTAGAGGTGACTTGCCATGCCCCGAAGTCCCGTGTGAAGAATACAAAGGAAACCACCGGAAACGTAGGGAGATCTGCAATTTCATGGTAGATGGGTTTTGGCGACGTTGGATGGAGTGCATCCACAAACTCTCACCACGCCAGAAGTGGCAGAAATCTGCTGAGAACTTAGGAGAGAGGGACATCGTACTCGTCATCGGTGAGAACCTGAAGCGCGGCTCCTGGAAGATGGCGGAAGTCACGTGTGTCTACCCAGGAAAAGATGACCTCGTCAGAGTAGTGGACGTGAGATTCGCAGACGGTACAAAACTGAAAAGACCTGTGACAAAGCTTGTTCTGCTTATGAAGGAATCTGAACGTTCATAG